One genomic window of Sodaliphilus pleomorphus includes the following:
- the nagB gene encoding glucosamine-6-phosphate deaminase gives MRLIIEPDYEKVSEWAAMYVASRINAAQPTAEKPFVLGCPTGSSPLGMYKKLIELNKAGKVSFKNVITFNMDEYVGLPEEHPESYHSFMWNNFFSHIDIKKENVNILNGNADDLEQECARYEERIKQAGGIDLFMGGVGPDGHIAFNEPGSSLVSRTRQKTLTQDTVIANSRFFDNDVNKVPKTALTVGVGTVMDAKSVMIIVNGYKKAPALKAAVEGGVSQMCTLSALQMHPKAIIICDEDATMDLKVSTYRYFKDIERNHLDPATLMK, from the coding sequence ATGAGATTAATCATCGAACCTGATTATGAGAAAGTGTCGGAATGGGCTGCCATGTATGTAGCGTCGCGCATCAACGCCGCCCAGCCCACAGCCGAAAAACCCTTTGTGCTGGGTTGCCCCACAGGAAGCTCGCCTCTGGGCATGTACAAGAAGCTCATCGAGCTCAACAAGGCCGGCAAGGTGTCGTTTAAGAACGTGATCACATTCAACATGGACGAGTATGTGGGCCTGCCCGAGGAGCACCCCGAGAGCTACCACTCCTTCATGTGGAACAATTTCTTTTCTCACATCGACATCAAGAAGGAGAATGTGAACATCCTCAACGGCAATGCCGACGACCTGGAGCAGGAGTGCGCACGCTATGAGGAGCGCATCAAGCAAGCTGGCGGCATCGACCTCTTCATGGGCGGCGTGGGCCCCGACGGCCACATTGCCTTCAACGAGCCGGGCAGCAGCCTGGTGTCGCGCACGCGCCAGAAGACGCTCACCCAGGACACGGTGATCGCCAACAGCCGCTTCTTCGACAACGACGTGAACAAGGTGCCCAAGACGGCTCTCACCGTGGGCGTGGGCACCGTGATGGACGCCAAGAGCGTGATGATTATCGTGAACGGCTACAAGAAGGCTCCAGCCTTGAAGGCTGCTGTCGAGGGCGGTGTGTCGCAAATGTGCACCCTGAGTGCCCTGCAGATGCACCCCAAGGCTATCATTATATGCGACGAGGACGCTACGATGGACCTGAAGGTGAGCACCTATCGCTATTTCAAAGACATCGAGCGCAATCATCTCGACCCTGCCACGCTCATGAAGTAG
- the gltX gene encoding glutamate--tRNA ligase, with translation MAERKVRVRFAPSPTGPLHIGGVRTALYNYLFARQHGGTMILRIEDTDSNRFVPGAEDYINEALDWLGIGIDEGVRQGGNYGPYKQSERRDIYHTYVKQLLDSGKAYIAFDTPQELEQKRKQVKNFQYDATTRMTMRNSLSLPAEQVKALVDSGENYVVRFKVEPGRDVVVHDLLRGDVTINSSILDDKVLYKKADDLPTYHLANIVDDHLMQVSHVIRGEEWLPSAPLHVLLYEAFGWADTMPAFVHLPLLLKPDGKGKLSKRDGDRLGFPVFPLDWTDPATGEVSSGYREAGYLPQAVVNFLALLGWNPGDDREFMTMEELTRDFSFAHCSKSGAKFDFEKAKWFNHEYLLHTPDAELARDFKPLLAQHVDVARYSDDYIVAAVASVKNRINFLKDLWPNAHFYFEAPTEYNAKDVRKRWKDDTPRLLTELIAILETQDFDNVESTEQAVMHWIDGNGIHKGNLMNAMRLTVVGECKGPGMFDITKILGKQETIARIKRGIDTIKPEAAQ, from the coding sequence ATGGCAGAAAGAAAAGTAAGAGTGCGCTTTGCACCGTCACCCACAGGTCCGCTGCACATAGGCGGCGTGCGCACTGCGCTTTACAACTATCTCTTTGCACGCCAGCATGGCGGAACCATGATACTGCGCATCGAGGATACCGACAGCAACCGCTTTGTGCCCGGTGCCGAAGACTACATCAACGAGGCCCTCGACTGGCTGGGCATAGGCATCGACGAGGGCGTGCGGCAAGGCGGCAACTACGGCCCCTACAAGCAGAGCGAGCGCCGCGACATCTATCACACCTATGTGAAGCAGCTGCTCGACAGCGGCAAGGCCTACATCGCCTTCGATACCCCTCAAGAACTTGAGCAGAAACGCAAGCAGGTCAAGAACTTCCAGTACGATGCCACGACGCGCATGACCATGCGCAACTCCCTTAGCCTGCCCGCCGAGCAGGTGAAAGCGCTTGTCGACAGCGGCGAGAACTATGTGGTGCGCTTCAAGGTGGAGCCAGGCCGCGATGTCGTGGTGCACGACTTGCTGCGTGGCGATGTGACCATCAACTCGTCGATTCTCGACGACAAGGTGCTCTATAAGAAGGCCGACGACCTGCCCACCTATCACCTGGCCAACATTGTCGACGACCACCTCATGCAGGTGAGCCACGTCATACGCGGCGAGGAGTGGCTGCCCAGTGCTCCGCTCCACGTGCTGCTCTACGAGGCCTTTGGCTGGGCCGACACGATGCCCGCCTTTGTGCACCTGCCGCTGCTGCTCAAGCCCGACGGCAAGGGCAAGCTCAGCAAGCGCGACGGCGACCGATTGGGCTTCCCCGTGTTTCCCCTCGACTGGACCGACCCGGCCACCGGCGAGGTCTCGAGCGGGTATCGCGAGGCAGGCTATCTGCCGCAGGCCGTGGTCAACTTCTTGGCCCTGCTGGGCTGGAACCCCGGCGACGACCGCGAGTTTATGACCATGGAAGAGCTCACGCGCGACTTCTCCTTTGCTCACTGCTCCAAGAGCGGCGCCAAGTTTGACTTTGAAAAAGCCAAGTGGTTCAATCACGAGTATCTCCTGCACACCCCCGACGCCGAGCTCGCCCGCGACTTCAAGCCCCTGCTGGCCCAGCACGTCGACGTGGCCCGGTACAGCGACGACTATATTGTTGCCGCCGTGGCAAGTGTGAAAAACCGCATCAACTTCCTCAAGGACCTGTGGCCCAATGCCCACTTCTACTTCGAGGCCCCGACCGAGTACAATGCCAAGGACGTGCGCAAGCGCTGGAAAGACGACACCCCCAGGCTCTTGACCGAGCTCATCGCGATACTGGAAACGCAGGATTTCGACAACGTCGAGAGCACCGAGCAGGCCGTGATGCACTGGATCGACGGCAACGGCATCCACAAGGGCAACCTCATGAATGCCATGCGCCTCACCGTGGTGGGCGAGTGCAAGGGCCCCGGCATGTTCGACATCACCAAGATACTGGGCAAGCAAGAAACCATAGCCCGCATCAAGCGCGGCATCGACACCATCAAGCCCGAAGCCGCTCAATGA
- a CDS encoding AMP-binding protein yields the protein MMKENTIKIFSRSFKENWDLPAVTDYNTKSTLTYGEFAQLIAKIHLFYNEIGIKRGDHIALIGKNTPSWVATFMATITYGAVIVPILQEFNPNDAQHIINHSDSVLLMSSKAVFDSIDFDMLHKVRAAISLDDVSLLAQKEGETVGEALAKVDDLFKAAYPDGFTPAHVKYPEIDNKELMVINYTSGTTGFSKGVMITGNNLAGNIVYGIDSQLCFRGSKVVSFLPLAHAYGCAFDMLCQLAVGAHITLLGRIPSPKIIVKAMNEIHPNLVITVPLVLEKIYTKLIVPKISKGMLRWALAVPLLDNRIYDQIRKQLVDAFGGNFEEVIVGGAPFNAEVEEFLYKIRFPFTVGYGMTECAPLVSHTPWREFVLHSAGRVLPGIMEAKILSDDPENTPGEICVRGENVMMGYYHNYEATDKVLDDDGWLHTGDMGTLSPDGTIFIRGRLKTMLLGANGQNIYPEEIEAKLNNMAYVNESLVVEREGKLVGLVYPDYDVMDAQGITRDKLPDLMAQVLAELNKLVAPYERLSRIELMANEFQKTPKRSIKRFLYSH from the coding sequence ATGATGAAGGAAAATACGATCAAGATTTTTTCTCGCAGCTTCAAAGAAAACTGGGACCTCCCGGCAGTGACCGACTACAACACCAAGTCGACCCTCACCTATGGTGAGTTTGCCCAGCTCATTGCCAAGATTCACTTGTTTTACAACGAAATAGGCATCAAGCGAGGCGACCACATTGCCTTGATAGGCAAGAACACCCCGTCGTGGGTGGCCACCTTCATGGCTACCATTACCTATGGCGCCGTGATTGTGCCCATCTTGCAGGAATTCAACCCCAACGATGCCCAGCACATCATCAATCACAGCGACTCGGTGTTGCTCATGTCGAGCAAGGCGGTGTTCGACAGCATCGACTTCGACATGCTGCACAAGGTGAGGGCCGCCATCTCGCTCGACGACGTGAGCCTGCTTGCCCAGAAGGAGGGAGAAACCGTGGGCGAGGCCCTGGCCAAGGTCGACGACCTCTTCAAGGCTGCCTATCCCGACGGGTTCACCCCGGCCCACGTCAAGTATCCCGAAATCGACAACAAGGAGCTCATGGTCATCAACTACACCTCGGGCACCACGGGCTTCAGCAAGGGCGTGATGATCACAGGCAACAACCTGGCGGGCAACATCGTGTATGGCATCGACTCGCAACTGTGCTTCAGGGGGAGCAAGGTGGTGTCGTTCCTGCCCCTGGCTCACGCCTACGGGTGTGCCTTCGACATGCTGTGCCAGCTTGCCGTGGGTGCCCACATCACCCTGCTGGGACGCATTCCCTCGCCCAAAATCATTGTCAAGGCCATGAACGAGATTCACCCCAACCTGGTGATTACCGTCCCGCTGGTGCTTGAGAAAATCTACACCAAGCTCATCGTGCCCAAGATAAGCAAGGGCATGCTGCGCTGGGCCCTGGCTGTGCCCTTGCTCGACAACCGCATCTACGACCAAATCAGGAAGCAGCTTGTCGACGCCTTTGGCGGGAACTTTGAAGAGGTGATTGTGGGCGGCGCACCGTTCAACGCCGAGGTCGAGGAGTTTCTCTACAAGATACGCTTCCCCTTCACAGTGGGCTACGGCATGACCGAGTGCGCCCCGCTGGTGAGCCACACGCCCTGGCGCGAGTTTGTGCTTCACAGTGCCGGCCGCGTGCTGCCAGGCATCATGGAGGCCAAGATACTGAGCGACGACCCCGAGAACACTCCTGGCGAGATATGCGTGAGGGGCGAGAACGTGATGATGGGCTACTACCACAACTACGAGGCTACCGACAAGGTGCTCGACGACGACGGCTGGTTGCACACCGGCGACATGGGCACCCTGAGCCCCGACGGCACCATCTTCATACGCGGCCGCCTCAAGACCATGCTGCTGGGTGCCAACGGGCAGAATATATATCCCGAGGAAATCGAGGCCAAGCTCAACAACATGGCCTATGTCAACGAGAGCCTGGTCGTGGAGCGCGAGGGCAAGCTCGTGGGACTTGTCTATCCCGACTACGACGTGATGGACGCCCAGGGCATCACCCGCGACAAGCTGCCCGATCTCATGGCTCAGGTGCTTGCCGAGCTCAACAAGCTGGTGGCTCCCTACGAGCGATTGTCGCGCATTGAGCTGATGGCCAACGAGTTCCAGAAGACTCCCAAGCGCAGCATCAAGCGTTTCCTCTATAGCCATTGA
- a CDS encoding PIG-L family deacetylase, giving the protein MDNITELSSKIKLDQVPTRLYRPESELELASLTRCEKIYTKIVETPSEGAADVAADIARQITRNVREKGRCVIGLGAGRAALDVYDELVKLYFADKVTFANVVAFNMSELGLGNVREDSQSTISRLYERLFRKVDIDPNNIHTFDPSATKENVHKLCKIYETTIDEYGGLDVVICQLTKTGGLAFNDPGSSSSSSCRLVLLSNETRQRIAESYQCEIAPDTAVTLGMSNLLSARKFYAVAWGEESIDAVYNCIEGKISDLYPASFLQMHRDVKLTIDLEAATRLTRINFPWKVTSCNWTPQLVRRAIVWLSQHTGKPVLKLTNKDYNDNGLSELVTVFGSAYDVNIKIFNDLQHTITGWPGGKPNADDSSRPERALPYPKRVLVFSPHPDDAVVSMGGTLRRLVQQGHDVHVVFQTSGDITVADEDLERTLMLNSMLSDHYGYPQERRRVVAQSIIDGIKAKKPGDPDNAEMRFMKGRILTCESIMGCMYMGVRRDHIHELALPFYESNPYGRGKVTDADVLLIKKIIENVKPHQIFFADDLSDPYGTHMRATNALLLAIDELKEADFMQECRMWMYRGQWGTWDIDHIEMAVPMSPEEFTYKVNGVLKHQSQIHDAPFRDPGDGQLSWQKTIDRNKDTADLYASLGLATYEAMEAFVQYHPER; this is encoded by the coding sequence ATGGATAATATAACCGAACTAAGTTCAAAGATAAAGCTCGACCAGGTGCCTACCCGCCTGTACAGGCCCGAGAGCGAGCTGGAGCTGGCCTCGCTCACGCGCTGCGAGAAAATCTATACCAAGATAGTGGAAACTCCCAGCGAGGGAGCGGCCGACGTGGCTGCCGACATTGCCCGCCAGATAACCCGCAACGTGCGCGAGAAGGGGCGATGCGTGATAGGGCTGGGTGCCGGCCGGGCTGCGCTCGACGTGTACGACGAGCTGGTGAAGCTGTACTTTGCCGACAAGGTGACCTTTGCCAACGTTGTCGCCTTCAACATGAGCGAGCTCGGGCTGGGCAACGTGCGCGAGGACTCGCAGAGCACCATAAGCCGCCTCTACGAGCGGCTGTTCCGCAAGGTCGACATCGACCCCAACAACATCCACACCTTCGACCCGAGTGCCACCAAGGAGAACGTGCACAAGCTGTGCAAAATCTACGAGACCACCATCGACGAGTATGGTGGTCTCGACGTGGTGATATGCCAGCTCACCAAGACGGGCGGCCTGGCCTTTAACGACCCTGGCTCATCGTCGTCGTCGTCGTGCCGGCTGGTGCTGCTGAGCAACGAGACCCGCCAGCGCATCGCCGAGTCCTACCAGTGCGAGATAGCGCCTGACACGGCCGTGACGCTGGGCATGAGCAACCTGCTCTCGGCCCGCAAGTTCTATGCCGTGGCCTGGGGCGAGGAGAGCATCGATGCCGTGTACAACTGCATCGAGGGCAAAATCTCGGACCTCTACCCCGCCTCGTTCCTGCAGATGCACCGCGACGTGAAGCTCACCATCGACCTGGAGGCTGCCACGCGGCTCACCCGCATCAATTTCCCGTGGAAGGTGACCAGCTGCAACTGGACGCCGCAGCTCGTGCGCCGCGCCATCGTGTGGCTGAGCCAGCACACGGGCAAGCCGGTGCTCAAGCTCACCAACAAGGACTACAACGACAACGGCCTGAGCGAGCTGGTGACCGTGTTTGGCTCGGCCTACGACGTAAACATCAAGATATTCAACGACCTGCAGCACACCATCACCGGCTGGCCTGGCGGCAAGCCTAATGCCGACGACTCGTCGCGCCCCGAGCGGGCACTGCCCTATCCCAAGCGTGTGCTCGTGTTCAGCCCGCACCCCGACGATGCCGTGGTGTCGATGGGCGGCACCCTGCGCCGGCTTGTGCAGCAGGGTCACGACGTGCACGTGGTGTTCCAGACCAGCGGCGACATCACCGTGGCCGACGAGGACCTGGAGCGCACCTTGATGCTCAACAGCATGTTAAGCGACCACTACGGCTACCCGCAAGAGCGCAGGCGCGTGGTGGCGCAGTCGATCATCGACGGCATCAAAGCCAAGAAGCCAGGCGACCCCGACAATGCCGAGATGCGGTTTATGAAGGGCCGCATCCTCACGTGCGAGTCGATCATGGGCTGCATGTACATGGGCGTGAGACGCGACCACATACACGAGCTTGCCCTGCCCTTCTACGAGAGCAACCCCTATGGCCGCGGCAAGGTGACCGATGCCGACGTGCTGCTGATCAAGAAAATCATCGAGAACGTGAAGCCTCACCAGATATTCTTTGCCGACGACCTGAGCGACCCCTACGGCACCCACATGCGCGCCACCAACGCCCTGCTGCTGGCCATCGACGAGCTCAAAGAGGCCGACTTCATGCAAGAGTGCCGCATGTGGATGTACCGCGGCCAGTGGGGCACGTGGGACATCGACCACATCGAGATGGCAGTGCCCATGAGCCCCGAGGAGTTCACCTACAAGGTGAACGGCGTGCTCAAGCACCAGTCGCAGATACACGACGCCCCCTTCCGCGACCCTGGCGACGGCCAGCTCTCGTGGCAGAAGACCATCGACCGCAACAAGGACACGGCCGACTTGTATGCCTCGCTGGGCCTTGCCACCTACGAGGCCATGGAGGCCTTTGTGCAATATCACCCCGAGCGGTGA
- the purE gene encoding 5-(carboxyamino)imidazole ribonucleotide mutase — protein MKALVSIIMGSTSDLPVMEKACKWLNEMEIPFEVNALSAHRTPQAVEKFAREAQGRGIKVIIAGAGMAAALPGVIAASTTLPVIGVPIKGMLDGLDAMLSIVQMPPGIPVATVGVNGAQNAAILAAEIMALADSDIAQKVTRYKAGLGAKIEKANQDLAQVKYDYKVN, from the coding sequence ATGAAAGCATTAGTAAGCATCATTATGGGCAGCACGAGCGACCTGCCCGTCATGGAAAAAGCCTGCAAGTGGCTCAACGAGATGGAGATACCCTTCGAGGTCAATGCCCTCTCGGCCCACCGCACCCCTCAGGCCGTCGAGAAGTTTGCCCGCGAGGCCCAGGGACGCGGCATCAAGGTGATCATAGCTGGGGCCGGCATGGCCGCTGCCCTGCCAGGCGTGATAGCAGCCTCCACCACCCTGCCAGTGATAGGAGTGCCCATCAAGGGCATGCTCGACGGCCTCGACGCCATGCTGAGCATCGTGCAGATGCCTCCCGGCATACCGGTGGCCACTGTGGGGGTGAACGGGGCACAGAACGCCGCCATTCTCGCCGCCGAGATCATGGCTCTGGCCGACAGCGACATCGCCCAGAAGGTGACCCGCTACAAGGCCGGCCTGGGAGCCAAGATTGAAAAGGCCAACCAAGACCTGGCCCAAGTGAAATATGACTACAAAGTGAACTGA
- the ispG gene encoding (E)-4-hydroxy-3-methylbut-2-enyl-diphosphate synthase, which translates to MNDDFNYSRRETTTVDVGGVKMGSGYPVRVQSMTNTDTNDIEASAAQCLRIAQAGGEIVRLTAQGVREAQSIGLVRQRLREQGCNVPLVADIHFNPRAAYAAAQVTDKVRINPGNFVDPARTFKSLTYTPDEYAAELRHLHDALVPFIDLCRQHHTAVRLGVNHGSLSDRIMSRYGNTAAGMVESVMEFLRVFVEQHFLDVVISMKASNVVVMVEAVRRLVDAMDAEHMHFPLHLGVTEAGFGDDGRVKSAVGIGCLMAEGLGDTVRVSLSEAPEAEIPVARKLVDYMASREGHTPIAGTFSPGYNRLAPCRRYSTEVHGKIGGRKVPIVIAGCDSGSLKPDFYSHELDKSGIDWVETVASCPVDELKKRLTSESVIIVSPDNVNVSGCIQAFTHRLTTAGIYTPVIAHVRYDDTQAELLQVKAGADLGTVMLNGQADGLWLEAPRFDRQDKLTAWAFAILQAARVRMSKTEFISCPSCGRTMFDLMTTVDKVKAATAHLTHLKIAVMGCVVNGPGEMADADYGYVGAARHKISLYKGKTCIEKNIPETEAIPRLVALIKQNGDWVDP; encoded by the coding sequence ATGAACGACGATTTCAACTACAGCAGACGAGAGACAACAACCGTCGACGTGGGCGGCGTGAAGATGGGCAGCGGCTACCCGGTGAGGGTGCAGTCGATGACCAACACCGACACCAACGACATCGAGGCCAGCGCGGCACAGTGCCTGCGCATCGCCCAGGCCGGCGGCGAGATCGTGCGCCTCACGGCACAGGGCGTGCGCGAGGCCCAAAGCATAGGGCTGGTGCGGCAGCGCTTGCGCGAGCAGGGGTGCAACGTGCCTCTGGTGGCCGACATCCATTTCAACCCGCGGGCAGCCTATGCCGCCGCCCAGGTCACCGACAAGGTGCGCATCAACCCGGGCAACTTTGTGGACCCGGCCCGCACCTTCAAAAGCCTGACCTACACCCCCGACGAGTATGCCGCCGAGTTGCGGCACCTGCACGACGCGCTTGTGCCCTTTATCGACCTGTGCAGGCAGCACCACACTGCCGTGCGCCTGGGCGTGAACCACGGCAGCCTGAGCGACCGCATCATGAGCCGCTACGGCAACACGGCAGCCGGCATGGTAGAGAGCGTGATGGAATTTCTGCGCGTCTTTGTAGAGCAGCACTTCCTCGACGTGGTCATCTCGATGAAGGCCAGCAATGTGGTGGTCATGGTCGAGGCCGTGCGCCGCCTTGTGGATGCCATGGACGCCGAGCACATGCACTTCCCCCTGCACCTGGGCGTGACCGAGGCCGGATTTGGCGACGACGGGCGCGTGAAAAGCGCCGTGGGCATAGGGTGCCTCATGGCCGAGGGGCTGGGCGACACCGTGCGCGTGTCGCTGAGCGAGGCCCCCGAAGCCGAGATACCCGTTGCCCGCAAGCTGGTCGACTACATGGCCAGCCGCGAGGGGCACACGCCCATCGCAGGCACCTTCAGCCCCGGCTACAACCGTCTGGCACCCTGCCGCCGCTACAGCACCGAGGTGCACGGCAAGATAGGCGGCCGCAAGGTGCCCATAGTGATTGCCGGCTGCGACAGCGGCAGCCTCAAGCCCGACTTCTACAGCCACGAGCTCGACAAGAGCGGCATCGACTGGGTCGAGACAGTGGCCAGCTGCCCCGTCGACGAGCTCAAGAAGCGGCTCACCAGCGAGAGCGTGATCATCGTGAGCCCCGACAACGTGAACGTGAGCGGCTGCATCCAGGCCTTCACCCACAGGCTCACCACTGCCGGCATCTACACGCCGGTGATAGCCCATGTGCGCTACGACGACACCCAGGCCGAGCTGCTGCAAGTGAAAGCCGGCGCCGACCTGGGCACCGTGATGCTCAACGGCCAGGCCGACGGCCTATGGCTCGAGGCCCCCCGCTTCGACCGGCAAGACAAGCTCACGGCATGGGCCTTTGCCATCTTGCAGGCCGCACGCGTGCGCATGAGCAAGACCGAGTTTATCTCGTGCCCCAGCTGCGGCCGCACGATGTTTGACCTCATGACCACCGTCGACAAGGTGAAAGCCGCCACAGCCCACCTCACCCACCTCAAGATAGCCGTGATGGGCTGCGTGGTGAACGGCCCCGGCGAGATGGCCGACGCCGACTATGGCTATGTGGGCGCTGCCCGCCACAAGATAAGCCTATACAAGGGCAAGACCTGCATCGAGAAAAACATACCCGAGACCGAGGCCATACCCCGCCTGGTCGCCCTCATCAAGCAAAACGGCGACTGGGTCGACCCCTGA
- a CDS encoding 3-deoxy-D-manno-octulosonic acid transferase yields the protein MNPLYNIGIGAYRLAVKAASLRNPKARKMLEGQASTFSYLKERLDRNCRYIWIHASSLGEFEQGRPLIEKIKACHPEKLILLTFFSPSGYEVRKHYDKVDAVCYMPFDLPCNVKRFLDLVNPEMAIFVKYEFWGNYLMELKRRGVPTYIISAIFRPSQRFFHPWGRMFRQMLHCYTHIYVQNEESRRLLSQIGVDNVDVCGDTRFDRVMQVKNEAKEFPILAAMTAHSPFTLVMGSSWQPDEDIVIPYFNTHPEMKLVIAPHEFDAIRLKQLLHKIKRPVALYSHTSAEAAGKLDCIIIDCFGILSSLYRYGSAAYVGGGFGAGIHNINEAAVYGIPVIFGPNFGKFREASDLIAVGGGFSINNAHDFKAVADSLIGDHGRLHAVGAIADNYIKNHVGATDFIYQDLFPGK from the coding sequence ATGAATCCTCTTTATAATATAGGTATCGGCGCCTATCGGCTTGCAGTGAAAGCTGCCTCCCTGCGCAATCCCAAAGCCAGGAAGATGCTCGAGGGGCAGGCCAGCACTTTCTCTTATCTTAAAGAACGGCTCGACCGCAACTGCCGCTACATTTGGATTCACGCCTCCTCGCTCGGCGAGTTTGAGCAAGGCCGGCCCTTGATAGAGAAAATCAAGGCCTGCCACCCCGAGAAACTCATCTTGCTCACCTTCTTCTCGCCCAGCGGCTACGAGGTGCGCAAGCACTACGACAAGGTCGACGCCGTGTGCTACATGCCCTTCGACCTGCCTTGCAACGTGAAGCGCTTTCTCGACCTGGTCAACCCCGAGATGGCCATCTTTGTCAAGTATGAGTTTTGGGGCAACTATCTCATGGAGCTCAAACGCCGCGGTGTGCCCACCTATATCATTTCGGCCATCTTCCGTCCCAGCCAGCGCTTCTTCCACCCGTGGGGGCGCATGTTCCGCCAGATGCTGCACTGCTACACCCACATCTATGTGCAGAACGAGGAGTCGCGCCGCCTGCTGAGCCAGATAGGCGTCGACAACGTCGACGTGTGCGGCGACACCCGCTTCGACCGCGTGATGCAGGTCAAGAACGAGGCCAAGGAGTTTCCCATCCTTGCCGCAATGACTGCCCACAGCCCGTTCACCCTGGTGATGGGCAGCAGCTGGCAGCCCGACGAGGACATCGTGATACCCTACTTCAACACCCATCCCGAGATGAAACTCGTCATTGCTCCTCACGAGTTTGATGCCATACGCTTGAAGCAGCTGCTGCACAAGATAAAGCGCCCCGTTGCGCTGTACTCCCACACAAGTGCCGAGGCTGCCGGCAAGCTCGACTGCATCATCATCGACTGCTTTGGCATCCTTTCCTCGCTCTACCGCTACGGTTCGGCGGCCTATGTGGGCGGCGGCTTCGGCGCTGGCATCCACAACATCAACGAGGCGGCCGTCTACGGCATCCCGGTCATCTTTGGCCCCAACTTTGGCAAGTTCAGAGAGGCCAGCGACCTGATTGCAGTGGGTGGCGGCTTCAGTATCAACAATGCCCACGACTTCAAGGCAGTGGCCGACAGTCTCATCGGCGACCACGGGCGACTGCACGCAGTGGGCGCCATTGCCGACAACTATATCAAGAATCACGTGGGCGCCACCGACTTTATCTATCAAGACCTATTCCCCGGCAAGTGA
- the rpoN gene encoding RNA polymerase factor sigma-54 has product MAEKQGQGLETTIKTGLRTSQLNVDLAPLLKMNESEIEERVRGELDSNPALEPKADPDDEGSTPGGEKDEGSTPDDEGESDFDFGNNDDDDNGDDTAPNYRASNHSADDEYYGPTAVEEPTLSDYLMQQVRERDISPEQEIIAQYIVGSLDDNGFLQRSPSAIADDITFSDGRIEVEPADVEAVLKIVRQLDPPGIAATDLRDCILLQLRRMPVTDLVEETIELVDKYFDLLGKKHYDKICASMNIDEHRLRQLIELVRSVNPKPGSGFSGGTSETVRQQITPDYEVDVDGDKLTLTLLNRIPELQISESYTRLYNEYNNTKATSRAQRDTMTDIHDKYNRASNFITLLHMRQQRLFKTMAAIVKRQHDFFVTGDESQLKPMVLKDVAHDAGYDVSTISRTTQGKYVTTPWGVYPLKHFFSEGLGEVSTHTVLQALKKLVDDEDKSHPLSDDALCELLNKQGYDVKRRTVAKYRDRLGIAVARLRKTI; this is encoded by the coding sequence GTCGGAAATCGAGGAGCGCGTGCGCGGCGAGCTCGACAGCAACCCCGCGCTTGAGCCGAAGGCCGACCCCGACGACGAGGGCAGCACGCCAGGCGGCGAGAAAGACGAGGGCAGCACGCCCGACGACGAGGGCGAGAGCGACTTTGACTTTGGCAACAACGACGATGACGACAACGGCGACGACACAGCCCCCAACTACCGCGCCAGCAACCACAGCGCCGACGACGAGTACTACGGGCCCACCGCCGTCGAGGAGCCCACGCTGAGCGACTACCTCATGCAGCAAGTGCGCGAGCGCGACATCAGCCCCGAGCAGGAAATCATAGCCCAGTATATCGTGGGCAGCCTCGACGACAACGGCTTCCTGCAACGCTCGCCCAGCGCCATTGCCGACGACATCACCTTCAGCGACGGCCGCATCGAGGTCGAACCCGCCGATGTCGAGGCCGTGCTCAAGATCGTGCGCCAGCTCGACCCGCCAGGCATTGCCGCCACCGACCTGCGCGACTGCATCCTGCTGCAGCTGAGGCGCATGCCCGTGACCGACCTGGTCGAGGAAACCATCGAGCTGGTCGACAAATACTTCGACCTGCTGGGCAAGAAGCACTACGACAAGATATGCGCCAGCATGAACATCGACGAGCACCGGCTGCGGCAGCTCATCGAGCTGGTGCGCAGTGTCAACCCCAAGCCCGGCAGCGGCTTCTCGGGCGGCACGAGCGAGACCGTGCGCCAGCAAATCACGCCCGACTATGAGGTAGACGTCGACGGCGACAAGCTCACCCTCACCCTGCTCAACCGCATCCCCGAGCTGCAAATCTCGGAGAGCTATACCCGTCTCTACAACGAGTACAACAACACCAAGGCCACCTCGCGCGCCCAGCGCGACACGATGACCGACATACACGACAAGTACAACCGGGCCAGCAACTTCATCACCCTGCTGCACATGCGCCAGCAGCGCCTGTTCAAGACCATGGCCGCCATCGTCAAGCGCCAGCACGACTTCTTTGTCACCGGCGACGAGTCGCAGCTCAAGCCCATGGTGCTCAAGGATGTGGCCCACGACGCGGGCTACGACGTGTCGACCATATCGCGCACCACACAAGGAAAATATGTGACCACACCCTGGGGGGTGTATCCGCTCAAGCACTTCTTCAGCGAGGGGCTGGGCGAGGTGTCGACCCACACGGTGCTGCAAGCCCTCAAGAAGCTCGTCGACGACGAAGACAAGAGCCACCCGCTGAGCGACGACGCCCTGTGCGAGCTGCTCAACAAGCAGGGCTACGACGTGAAGCGCCGCACCGTGGCCAAGTATCGCGACCGCCTGGGCATAGCCGTGGCACGGCTGCGCAAAACCATTTAA